In Accipiter gentilis unplaced genomic scaffold, bAccGen1.1, whole genome shotgun sequence, the genomic stretch AGCACATCCCACAGTCCATGGGATCTGTTAGGAGGACTCTGACAGTTTGTGCAGTGTAGAGAAAAAGGACGgtctttggagcacagcttccctgctgcaccctcagagggacagggcatgtcagctgccttcacccggggatggctgcagagtgtgaaggtgggtgtgcagccaggggtgcccagggctgtccttctgagcagggtccctgcacccctggaggctgtgtgctggggcagggactctgccgctggtcagggtaagtactcagcctgcctggggaactcGAACAGCGGAGTGGGGAGAAtctgtgggtggaagaagcatcttgcagcagggcagggtccttttgctgacaagagggtgctgtgtggatcagggctgctcacagctccagatcatcccCAGGAGATTTCCAAGGGCACTTTTCAAGGGGAAGGTCAAAGCAAGGATTGCtataaagttaaggagctttcctgagcctgtgttttcagtttcctaCTCCTGAGAAATATTCAGGAGAGATCGAGAAACTGTTGTCATGCTTGAACAGCTCACTGACACTCCTGAGCTGTAAGTCTGAGGGGTCAGTAAGTCTGATAGGAGCCTCCTGAATTAGGGCACAGGGACTGAGAAcaactgcctggctgtgttggtgcctgggaggtggcacatacagctgggtaagggtaactctttcctgactgcccagctgcctctgccttcGCCTCTCTGAGCCAgtcagtcactgcatttttttttttgattctccacTAGTGTGTTATTGCTATAGTTATCTTGTTCTGGCTGTCTGTTTCTGTGGGGTGGGAGTCtcagctgcagagtcacaggctgatcttgtgggtcctcccatgcagctgtgtccatgggaacaaaGTCACAGGTGTCCAAGCTTCCCTccaagctgtggggctgtgggcaatgcagcctgtgtcacTCCCTAGGAAATGAactgactctcccttcctgagtTACCATCATCAGGACACTTGGCTATTTTCTTGGGGTGGCCTTCATAGTTGTGAGCTGCCCTCCAGGATGCCGATGTGTCCCATAGCGTCTTGGTGTTTCTGAATGCCGCATGGAGAAGCACAGACATACTATGGTTGtggaaatgctgctgggtttgtTAAATGAACCATGTGTGTCCTTGGCAAGAGGTGGGGTGCGGAGTCCTTGAGAAAGAGGGAGCCACTTGTTGTTGGACAGTAGGTATCACTGATTTCAGTAGTGCCCAGAGTCTTTTCAGGTTAACACAGGGTGTGAATTCACTGCAACTCAGTAATGTGAGAGCTCAGGGTAGCAGGCAACAAGACAGAGTGACAGAAAAGCTCTCCTCACTCTGCACTAAGCTGCAGGCAGTACTCTTTCCTCGCAGGACACACTTTGTTTTCTCTGAGTGAAGCAGAAATGATGAGGTTTTCTGAAATCCAAGAATATTACgaggtgtgatgggggagagctgTAAAAACTCCCCTCTCTCTCAAACAATGCTTTAGTTGTGTTTTCTTAGCCCTGGGAGTGCAGATGTAGACAAGCACTTTTACTTTAGGAGCAGATTCATCTCACCAATTCAAACACCAGGACTGACTGACACCATTCCCAgaacccactgctgcagagcaggtctgATTCCTTGGCACCCATTAGGCAGTCCTACTCCTCACAGCACACTCAGCCAGCAACAGAGCTCCATCCGCAGAGCTGAACAGAGATCtcattgaaatggaaaaaaggcaGTGAATGTATTATGAGAAATGGCTTTGATTTTGGTCAGAGAATAATGCCCTAACTTGTCTCTGCCCTTGCCTCCTTGTTCAGTGCTCCACACCCAGAGGCAGGAGATGTCCAATGGCAGCTCCaccacccagttcctcctcctggcatttgcagacacacgggagctgcagctcttgcacttctggctcttcctgggactctacctggctgccctgttggccaacggcctcatcatcaccacagtagcctgtgaccaccgcctccacacacccatgaacttcttcctcctcaacctctccctccttgacttgggctccatctccaccactgtccccaaagccatggccaactccctctgggacaccagggccatctcctatgcaggatgcgctgcacaggtctttctgttcatctttttgatctcagcagagtatttccttctcactgtcatggcctacgaccgctacgttgccatctgcaaacccctgcactacgggaccctcctgggcagcagagcttgtgtccacatggcagcagctgcctggggcagtgggtttctcgctgctgtgctgcacactgccagtACATTTTCACTACCTCTCTGCcgaggcaatgctgtggaccagttcttctgcgaaatcccccagatcctcaagcttgcctgctcagatgcctacctcagggaagctggggtacttgtagttgctgtctgttttggatttgggtgttttgttttcattttgctgtcctatgtgcagatcttcagggcggtactgaggatcccctctgagcagggacggcacaaatccttttccacctgcctccctcacctcacCGTGGTCTCCTTGTTCGTAAGCACTGGCatgtttgcctacctgaagcccccctccatctcctcgccatccctggacctggcggtagcagttctgtactcagtggtgcctccagctgtgaaccccctcatctacagcatgagaaaccatgagatcaaggatgccctgaggAAACTAATCACTGGATGCTTTTGAGTAGGAATAAACTACTTGTCCTTTTCATAGGACTCATAAAATATCTCACTACAGGCCTAGtctttctggtgtttcttttacaaagattttggttttagtggcttctttaattcttctgggggttttttttggtttggtttggtttgctttagtTTACTtatctgaatgctttccacaaagaaatgtctctCTTTTTACTGGTTTCTATTTCACAGCCTATCCAGCTTTTGTGTGACCTGTACACTGTGCAAATGAGGAACCGTACCCTCTGTgagtttaaacaaaataaatggccctgcagtgacttgtttttctgagatccttcctccaagaccttctctgcagctccagggAGCAGTGCCCatgtgcagaggggaagaagaaaagagtcctggcacagcagcactgcctgggagcaccagcgcttggtctttcctgagctgctctcttcccacttccatgctttccttctgaaccctttggttggtggaaggcctgagtgctcttcaagcatggctACAGTCCTGCTTTGTGGCAGGCCTGTGACCACAGGCAAGGACAAGCAGTGGGCACTTGTGTGACAGAGCTGGCCTCCACTGCAGCATTTCTATCATACAAGGGGATCTCCTCAGGCCTTGTGCCACAgatgcccccagccctgggactCAGCTCTCTCCACTcccgaggagctgctgtgcccttcagagGGTCTGCGGCTGTGATgtgagtgcccagagctctgccgcaccctgtggttggcactgctgtggggccagCACAGATTGGGCTGTGGTGGGGAGAGGGCGGCGGAGGTGGAGAGAGGTCAAGAACAGTGGGAAGAGTTTAGGTTGAGCCTTTTTGCCTGGAAAGTGCCCAGGAGAGAACAATATAGGTGTATAGCTTGTAGTGTGTGAGCATGCATTGTGAGGACTGACACTGGGTTTTTCTGGTGCACAGGCAGGGCTTACtgaaagcatggaagacatgcaggtgtTTGGGAGAGGAGTCTGCTCTGTACacttggtggtgtggacagacgGCAAATTTGGCTCAGGGTCTTTGTCACCCCAAGCATCTCTCATTAGCCAtttccagctcttgctggtcACTCCAGGTTTACGGGTGAGTTTTGCTGAGGCCATCTCTATCTTCCTGCTGATCCAACGGCTGGTTTGGGAGAACAGACAGACCTGCCcagcttctctccttccccagaccCTGGTggaccctggagcagagctgtctgcaaaaCCCCATTTGGGACAATGCTGCAGCAGGGCATGGGTCggctgctggggaagctgcaaaGTATGAAGATCATGGCAGAACTGTGATCTGAAAGCCATCATTGGGGTCACAATGGTGGGAAGGTCTACAACCCTGACTCTCCCCTATCCCGTGCTGTACCTTCATAGTGGGACCGTGGGTCCATTTATGGGCAGTAGGGCTGGGCCAGCACTGGGACAGCGTGCCGACAGGGGCCATGAAGCAGTTGCCAGAAGGTGCCATCATGGACACTTGTTCTAAGAATTGTACACCAGAGGCTAATCACTGAGAACGCATAGctatttttgtcatgtaaaaagaaaattaaagaccTTTAGttcataattttaaatacaaaggaGTTCCCTTTCAGCACTGTCCTCTTACTGCTAGTAGTGATAGTTCCACTAATTCCAAAAGGTTCTTGAGAGCTTCTATATTTTTCCTTGGCTCTAAAACTCAGGCTACTCAGGCACGGAAAGTACTACCTCAAATCTCTGCAAACCAGATCTCTCCCACCTGCTCTCATCCACGTTCTTTTATCCCAGGACACTTGTAACCATCACATCAGCAGATGACCCAGCCTCCACTTCCTTATCTGGGTGACATCAGCGTACTCCCTCGCAAAGCCTTTCCTACAAAATTCATGTCTACCTGCTCATCCCACTTGTAATGCCTCACACTATGTACAGctcaatcttccttctgcagagctccatgggatggacagttttcctgttcctttcatgaGAAGAGGTGACAAACAGGAGAGACTCCTTGCCAGGAAACCAGAGGCTTGggtgttgctcagctgcttcttactggcACTTCACTCAGATTCTGTTGTGGTGTCTTTGGTGCTGTTCTCTGgctcctctttctgcagagaatatattaaaaagagaatgatttcataaaagatggTCATAAAGGCCCTGTTGTAGACAACAACGTTTGCCGTGAGCTCTGCAGAGAGCCAGGAAGATAGTTAATAAGCTCCAGGAATATGCAAGAATCTCAAGGCCTCTTCTGAAGAGTGAGCAGGTCTGAGCAGCAGTGATGGGCCATGTGTAGGGCTCAGAGAGAGGGTCAAGGGAtgtcagtgagaaacaaggaggtgaCTGATGGCTTTAGCAAATCCTGAAACTCTCTCTGAGGCCAGaaatggaaagcagtggatgtctgtggatggggaagaggaggaggtgtgtcctgggaagatgtcaggaaggaAGACCCCTCTTCTGCAAGTCAGGGATGAAAGAGATTATTCTATCATATGTGCATGCCTAGAAAATGGAGAAGGCCCGCTGCTGAGGGTGGCTATCATGCCAAGTGAGCTGaccttgctcttttcctgcttcGCTTCCCAGACTTGGGTGGACCTCAGGAAACATCTATGAGTGTGGAGGATGCACAGACCTCCTGGGGTGAAGATTCATCACTGCGGTGGAAGAGGGAAGGGTTTGTGAGACACGAGGTAGTGCAGGGAGAGAGCCGTGCATGTAAGAATTTAGGCGAGCCTGGGGCTAGAGGAGCACATCTTGGGTGCTAGAGGAACATAAACAAGGCTTTGAAAGAAGACAGAAGGGTTTGGGGGAACTCCAAGACATTGCCTAACCCTCAGAAAACTACAGCTTTATGTTTGAAGAACAGTGAAGACAGAGAGTTATCAGTAAACCTTGGGATATCATGGGGTCAGAGTGAGttggggaagcagggaggagagttAAAATCTGCAGAGAAATATTCACTGACATAGGACAGTATAGGACAGCCTGTGGTGGGGAAAGCCAAGGGCTTTGGTAGGGCTGGGACCCAGAACTGAGGTCCATGTTCTCTTGGCCAGGGCTGTTGCCTTGTGGGCTGAGTGGTCTCCATGTATGTCAGCACTGCCATGATTGCCTATCTGAAGCCCCCTTccatctgctccccatccctggatcTGGTGGTGGCAGTGCTGTGCTTGCTGGTGCCTCCAGTTGTGAACCCCCTCATCTATAGCATGAGGAACAGGGAGCTCAAAAATGCCCTGAGGAAAGTGATTTCATGGACATTTTTCAATACGGGTAAACTTCCAGTATTTTTCCACAAGTGGCTCCCATACTAGGCCcatgctttgttttattattgtcGTTGTTATTGCTATTTGGGGTTTCATGTTCGTAGACCAATACTTGGACTTCCCGTACTTCATGTGAAGCATGAACCTCCTCTGTCTCACCTGGAGGACCATAGAAAAATGTGTCTTTGTAACACTGGGGCCAAGCTGACTCCTTCACAGCATCTCTGTAATAAAAAGGGATCTTCCCTGTGCACTGCCTGATGGTAGGGCTGTTTTTCCAAGCCTCGTGTCAGGAACAGGCCCAAGATGCTGCACCTCAAAAAGGCCTATTGATCCATGTTTTCAGGGGCAAAAAGCTCATTGTCATCTTGTGACCTGCTAGAGGGGTGGACTTAGGACTCAGCTGTTGGTGCCTGGTGACAGAGGAGATGGTGAATGGTCACTGAGATACAAGCCCAGTCCTTTCCCACATGTGACAGGGCAGAAGCCATCTTCCAGGAGAGGAATCTGTAGCTGCCAGGATATCCCAGGGGATCTCCGTGGGCGGCGTGTGCCTGGGACGTGACTGGAGCTCCACAAAGTGAGAGATTGCCCAGGCGGACTCACAAAAGTGTTAATTCCGGGTAttctcagggaaaggaggacactgcaatcacaggacaggcagcaggaacccagctggcacaggggaagggggCTGAAGAGATGCAAGAGCTGGCTGAGGAGCTCCAGAGCCAGGACTGTCATGCTGCCCTGGGTCGTGGGACTGGAGGGGGGCAGAGAAGGGGCAAATGCAGTCAGTGTTGGGGATCACCTATCATAGGaacacagaagagccagagagTGAGTGGCCATGCAGCCCAACCCTGAGGAAGGACCTTTGCTGCATGATCacccctgtcttcctccaggtctctAGGATATCTAGCTCTACTGCCATTATTCATACAAAGGGAACGAGTTTCCTACCAACACTCATTACACATCAAGTCCCATAGCTCTTGCCACAGCCAGACTCTCAGCCAAGCCCATTTTCAGACACCTCCGGCTAGATGAGGTGCTTGTCTTGACAGATGTTGAAAATCTCCACTGACAGAGATCTCACCAACTGGCCTGTGTCCTTGCTGCAGTTAGTGTCTCTGAGGCTTTTTTCCAAACCCcggctttctcagcctctccttgtacacaATGTGCTCCAAGCCCCAACCATCCTTCTGGCCTTTGCAACTTTCTTTCCACTCTGTCAGGGTCTTCCTTGCGCTGGTGAGGCCCATACTAGACCCAGCAGTCCTGAGGTGGTCATGCTGTAGTGGGTTAGCCCTGCCCAacacccagacccccacccagctgcCCAGTCACACTTCCAACTCAAAAGGacgaagggagaaaataagatggaatagcTCATGGGTCATGATAAAGACAGGGAGGTCActtactaattactgtcacaggcaaagaagGGTTGACTTGGGGAAGACCAATTTAATTTATGCCAAGTAAAATGGTTTGGAGTGTGAGAAACAATGACAAAATTGTTCAAGTCCATTGCCCTCACACTTTCCCCTAGGCTCAAATTACTCCCTTGCTCCAAATTCTTCTACTCATCCCAGACCCAAGAGGAGCATGGGGGATGTTGAAGAGGGGGTTAACAGTCACTAAAGAAcaactctgctgctccttcctcctcaaactTCTCCCCCCTGTTCCAGCTTGAATCCTCCAGGGGATCCCACAATATCTGTGGTCGAGGCTATCTGgtgttcatttctttctttcttatctttctcctgtatactcacagaatcacagacatgttgagattggaagggatctctggagaccCTCCAGTTCAACCCCCTCAGCTGAGGAAGGCTCAGCTGGAGTATGTTGCTCAGCACCTTATCTAGGTGAGTATGGAATAACTCCATGGAGggggactccacaacctctccaggcagcctgttccagtatttaacCACCCACACAGTCAAATAGTTTTTCCTTGggttcagatggaattttataCCCATCAATAAGATCCTCCTcaggcttttcttctccaggctgaacactccCACATCTCTCAGCGTTTTCTACTAGGAAACAAGCTCCAGCCCCATAAACCagctttgtggccctttgctggacttgcttgaGTAGGTCAATAACTATGATGCACTGGGCAGCCCAGCACTTgacacagcactccagcagtagcctcagcagtgctgagtagaggggaagggtCACCTCCCTCGCTCTGCCAGCAATgcttctcctaatgcagcccaggaggctatTGGCCTTCGCCATGAGGGTGCATTGCTCGCTCATGCTCAGCTGCTTGTCCTCTGGGACCTCAAGGTCcttctctgtggagctgctgtCTAGCTGGTCGACCCCAGCATGATGTCCACAGTGTAGTTGGATCACAGGCTCTCCTCCCCCAGGGActtgtccttcttgaagatgACCTTCACCACTGGCACAGGTCCCACAGTGCTGCAGAGTTGCCTGGGACAGCAAACTcctctcctgccagggctgcacaGCACAGGCCTCTTCCTCTCTGGCCTTGGGGACTGCAGATTTTGCTCTTTGTGGGAACCTCATTCATCATGATGTTGCCACCTGCCATCTACTCCAGCATGCCTCTGCTGAGAAGCAAAGCCTTTCTAGACAAGGGCTCCCAGCACTTGGTAGAAGCTTTCCTTGTTACAAGTCTGCCCTTGGCCCTGGTGCCACATCTGAGGTGCTGCAGTCCTAATGGGCATCAATGCCCACCACCTGGGGTGTGGATAGCAGGAGCTCTGCATACCATGGCAGAGCTGTGAGATGAGTGGTATAACCTGAGGTGAGGAAGGATAGCTCCTATGGGTTATTTGGTGAATGGAGACACAACATACTTCGGAGAGACTGGCAGAGGAGAAGTGGGGGATTTCTTGTGTGATGTCAGGGCAGCTCAGATACATGTGGACATTCTATGCGGGACAGGCAACTGATTAGGTGGGAGCTTCCTTGTGGGTCAGCTTCTAAGTAGGCCATCCAGTCTGATGCTCACCTGGACCTGCAAGtcccagaagaggaagagctggtcagggatgtgaaggCCAGTGTCAGCCTTGGCcatagtgaccatgaaattgtgGTCCCCCAGATCcccagggatgggaagaagaagaaggaaagcagagagcagaCCCTGCACATCAGGGAATGAGAATTTGGCCTATTGAGGGCACTGGCAGGTGGGGTCTAAGATGGCAGTGTCAGGGCCCTGACCAGCATCACCTGCGGCCTCCACCCACACCTGTGTGCATGGGCCCAGGAGATGATTGAAGCCTTGGCCTGAGTTTCAGCCCCAGCTTGATCTATGCTGAAGGGCTACTGGTCTCCAGACACAGCCATAGACACAGCCTTGCCTGTCCATGGACCTTGTTGATTCGGACTTGCAGGCTCACTTCCCACCTTGATTCTTCATGGGTTGTACAACGGAAAGACTCTGTGGCCCTCCAAGTGCCAGAACCCAGCTGATTCATGGAGGCCTGgggcctttctgcttccttccttcttgtCACCACTTGGTCAGgttttgggaggagaggagggaaaagcaggggTGGTTTGTAGGTGCCAATGATTGAACTGGGGGAGCAGAGCCATCACATGTGACATGATCTAAAGGCTAGGCCAGTTCAAAACCGTTATCTCCTGCTGCTGTCTCAGAGGCGTTAAATCTTCAGCAGGAACCTGGCAGCTGTGAGatccctccatctccctctcttGTAGCAATTAAGCTGATAGTGCCCCAGTCACaggcttgctttcatttctgtttgcagcCTAACGCACCCCATTGGTCTGCAGATATGCCAGAAAACTTGCATAAGGAACCCACTCCTGTGGACAAGAAGGTGGATGTTCCCAGGATTCTCAGGAGGTGTGGCATACCCATAGCTGTGTTCAGGGAGCTGGTCAAATGCCTCGTCTCCATTTCTGTACTGGTGACCTAGATGCCTGGTTCATGTGTCAGCTCTCTGTGTGGATGCTGACATTtactgagca encodes the following:
- the LOC126036840 gene encoding olfactory receptor 14C36-like → MSNGSSTTQFLLLAFADTRELQLLHFWLFLGLYLAALLANGLIITTVACDHRLHTPMNFFLLNLSLLDLGSISTTVPKAMANSLWDTRAISYAGCAAQVFLFIFLISAEYFLLTVMAYDRYVAICKPLHYGTLLGSRACVHMAAAAWGSGFLAAVLHTASTFSLPLCRGNAVDQFFCEIPQILKLACSDAYLREAGVLVVAVCFGFGCFVFILLSYVQIFRAVLRIPSEQGRHKSFSTCLPHLTVVSLFVSTGMFAYLKPPSISSPSLDLAVAVLYSVVPPAVNPLIYSMRNHEIKDALRKLITGCF